The genomic stretch GTGACAAGAACAAAGTGATCTCGGGTGTCCTGGCGTCCTGGGgtggcccaggtgtgtcccagaacGTGCAGGTTGTCAGGGAGGGGTTCCAGGAGGACCTGAATGTGACTTTGAACCAGATCACAGAGAGTGTGTCTGACGAAGGCCTGgccagggctgtggctgcagtggccaggctgacactgctgtcccccgAGGCCACCGTGAAGCAGGTTTGTCACCTTGCTGTGGTCAACCTTGGAGCACACCAGTTCCTTGCCCAAAtcctctgctccttcccagcactgAGCTTCCAGGAGAGCCATGAGGATGCAGGCAGGCCACGCAGCCTGGTGCTGAGGTGTCTGCAGGAGGCGGTGTGGGGGAAGCTTTCCACAGCAAGGGAAGAGGAGCAGTTCCTTCAGTTCCTGGCCTTTCTCATGCACCCAGGCTCAGCCACCCCCCTTGTGTCACCTGCAGAAGTGACCAAAGCCTTTGTCCTTCCCTGTCTGAAGTCAGACTCTGCTCAGATTGAGCTGAGCCTGCAGATCCTCAGTAAAGTTTTGGGAACACCGTCCTGCTCAGAAGAGCACTGGATCAAATCCTGCCACCCATTCCCGCTTCTCCTCAGCCTCTGCAAACTTCTGGATGGTTACACCAAGTACTGGCATCAGCCTAGGGAGCAGCTCTTCCCTTCCCTGGAGACCAAAGATCTGATTCTGAACGTCCTCTGCCAGCTCTGTGAGCTGCTGGGCCCAGAGATGTTCCCCTCCTCGGAGCTGTGGGTGCAGTCTCTGGCCTGGCTCCACAGGAAGGTGGCATCCCTGGACTGGACCGTGGGGCTCCGTCTGAAGAACCTTTATGGGGACCACTTCAAGAACGAGGTCCCAGCAACGCTGTTTGAGGTCTGCAGGCTCCCTGAGGACGAGTGGACATCCCAGTCGTGGCCAGCCTACGGGCCGGGCAGCGGGCTGCTGGCGTGGATGGAGTGCTGCTGCGTGTCCCCCGCGCTCAGGGACACCATGCTGGCACTGCTCTCCGTCAACGTGGACAGCCCTGAGGAGGTGAATCTCTTCAGCAAAGGCTTCCTGGTGGCTCTAATCCAGGTGCTGCCCTGGTGCAGCCAGGGGGAGTGGAAGAGGCTGGTGcccgtggtggagcagctgctgcacaggCAGGTGCTGCACGTGCCCTACACGCTGGAGTACGTGCAGCACCTGCCCCTGCTCAACCTCCGCCCCTTCTCCTGCCACCTGCAGCTCTCCGTGCTCCTCCTCAGGGGcttccagctcctctgcagctccagctgctccagctggcTGCCCGCAGAGGCCTGGCTGCACCTGGTGCAGCTCTACTGCTCCAGCCTCACCGAGCTGCTGGCCTCCCTGCAGGCCACGGCGGGAGCCGCGGCCCAGCCCTGCACGCAGGAGGTGTCCTTCACCTGCATCCAGCTCTTCTGCCACCTGCTGCACGTGGCTGCCATGCTGCCAGCTGGGGGCTGCGAGGAGCCCCTGCTGGTGGTGGCCCTGGAGGTGCTGTCCCAGTATGAGGCGTCCAGCAGGGCTGACGAGTCGCCGTGCGCCGCGCTGCGCAGAGCCAACGAGGGGCACTTCCTGCAGTCCGTCACCCACAGCCTGGGGCACCAGGAGCTGCGCTGCACCCTCCTGCAGAAGCTCAGCAAGCTGGGAGCACGCTCAGAGCACTGAGCTGGACCTTGTAAGATGTGTAATAAACCCTTGTTTTTCAGTTTTGAGTTTGTTCCCTCCCTGCTGTGTTCTCCCACTAAGCAGTGGAAGCAGGAGTATAAAGATGGGTAGGAGGAGACGCTTTGGTTTTCCATTGGAATAACTGGGCACAGCTGTTCCTGAGCCAAGCTGCCAGTTCTGTGGCTGCAGCCTTGCCTGCTGGCTCTCTGCATTTACACAGCAGCCTCCAGCATCGAGGAAATCACTTCCCTCTGGCTGCTTTGCCACCAGCCCTCTCCTAGTCCCGGGAGAATTGCTGGTTTTGCCACGTGCTGCCTGAGGCTGGAAAGCAAGTTGGAGGCTGGGAATCGAGTTGGGTGAgttcaggacaggcaggaacctTTGGAAATCCATGTGTGCTGCTTCTGCCCCGAGGTGGGGGTGCAGCAGCAACCCCACATGTAACGCCCCCACCCAGCAATGAACAGCACGTGGAAGAGCCAGCCAGTGGTGTGACTCAGAGAGGAAATCTTTATTGGTCTCCTGATAGTAAATAGGGCAGTGTTAGTGCAAACTGAGGTGCCTcattggctggggttttttttggtcctTACATAAGGCACGTTATTCGCAATGAAAACAGTGAGATACAACATCTGTAAGGAGTTGCAGGAGTTTGTAACATCAGCTGGTCTCGGTGGTTACTGTGACTGTGGAGTCTCTGCAACAACAGCCACATGTCGGAAGAGgccctttttgttttttacactGTATCCAGAACGGCAGCTGTGGTTGGGATGAGGTCCAACACCCAGAAGATCCAGGTTCCGCAGAGCTTGCCTGCTGGTTTCAGACAGAATGAAAGGCACAGAGTGGTCACAGGTCTCTGGGcatgggggctgtgccagggctgtgccagtgcagttccctgcctggagctggcacaggaggctgcaggaggagctggctgTCCTGGCTGGTGCTGGCTGCAGGGGATGAACTCAGCTGTGGTCTGATTGCACACATCCTGTGGTGCAGGGCAGGCTGGAGAGCCTGTGCCCATTTTGCTGTGACTAAAAGTGGAAATGGGCTGAGCTGGTCGAGGATCAgctcagcatcctgctctggggttGCTGGTTCCTTCTGTGCAGCCCCAGTTGTGTCCCTGGCAGCCTCACggggtgggatggggctgcaggGATGTTTGCAGGGTGTGGCGGTgccagctgcagggcagagcagggcagggcgtgCCAGGTGGTGTTAAATACCTGCTGAGGGGATGCAGGCCAGGTAAAAGCAGCTGTGGTTAGGTGAGGGGAAATTGCACCCCTTGCCAAGGGGGGGCTCTGCACAGTGCTCTGTGTGTTGGTGGTGAGACAAGGTGGGTTCCTGTCCCCATGCTGCCCTGAGACAGCAGAACCATCCTCCTGTCCTGGCATGAGcttctgccctgctgggagcacagGAGTGCCCCAGGACCGTCACGGGTCTGTAGTGAAAAGCACCCAAAAGCACCGGGTGGGTTGAGCGGAGCttgaccccagcagcagcaggagcaggtgagGTGCAGGTGGGAGGTCGGAACAGGGCTGTAGTGTAGAGCTGAGGTCAGCAAAGGCCGggaggggctctgcagagctgtgctgcagctccaggcctGCCTGGGGCCGCGGCAGGTCCGGCACAGGCTCCCCGTGTGCGGGGCTGGGCCCGCTCCAGCATCGCCGCGCCGGTGTCCGGTGTCAGCGCCGGGCGGGGGGGCTGGAACAAACCCCTCTCGTGTAACCCTCGGGCCGCAGAGCCGCATCCCAGCGGGAATGTCGCTGCTTCCAGGCCGGCCGGCTCCCCCTCGGCAGGAGGACGCGAgcacagccctcccagccccggcTGTGCTGCCCGGAGGCGCTTCCAGCGGAGCCGCCGCTCCCTGAGGGAGCTGCCCCGCGCCAGCCCCGCCGTTATCAGCTCCGTTATCTGCTCCGGTGCGCGGCAGAGCTGCGGTAGAGCCGGGCGGCCTTGCGGCAGATGAGCGTGAACCAGTAGAGCTGGGGGGCGATGAGGGACGCGTTGGCGATGTTGCAGTGCAGGGGGATGCGGAACGGCACCAGGTACGCCGGGATCCCCACCTGGCGGCCGTACGCCGCGTACATGAACGGGAACAGGAGGATGCGGCACAAGAAGAAGGTCACCAGGACGATGATCCCGTTCACCTTGTGCAGGAGAGTGTCCTGCATTTtgagctggggaggaaggaggTGAATGTGGGGTGAGCAGCAGCCCAAAGCTCCGGGGCACTGGGAGCATCCCGGAGGGCTGGAGGAAGGGGAGTgggaagggatggaggagggcagggggcaggggtgGGAATGAACGTGGTGCAGGAGAGGGCAGCACCAGCCCgaggcacagctcccagctctgggatgccACTGGGCTTCGTggtgggagaaagggaggaaggcAACGCTGCCAGAGAGATCTGTGCTACAGCTGTGGGGCTGCCTCTCCCTGAGAGAcccccagctcagccatgctTGGAGAGGGGCTGatggagcctggagcagggaaaggggaTGAACTGCAGCTGGGGGCTTCCCAGCCCTGAGCCCCGTGCCTCCTGACCTACCTGCATGAGGATCTTGCCCAGTGAAACAAAAGGCgtgctcagctctgctgtgaaGATGCAGCCCACAAAGAAGTCCCCCAGCTCTCCCCTGAAGTGCTGTAAAGAAAGGCAGCGCTGAGCACGGGGCCCTGCAGacacccagcacatccaggaggtccTGGACTCCTGCAGCAGCCCTTACCTGGGTGATGGGGGTGAGCACGATGAGGATGAAGAGGTGGTGGGTCACCATCAGCCTCTCCTGCAGGAGGAAGCTCCACACGCTGGCCAGGGAGTGCTTCTCCTCCAGGATCCCCTTCTCCTGGCTCTTGTGCCAGTGGCACAGGTACATGACATAGATGTCATAGGTCATGTAGGGAACCAGCACCCAGACATACTCCACAGCCAGCCAGtgcctggggaggagcagcacacacagaggCATCACAACAGCTCCCAGCACTCACTCTGGGAGATAGAAGAGTCTTTAGGACTGAAATGGCAGCATTTCAATGGATTTTGAAGCTGAATTTTAACTCTGTTtggctcaggctgagccagagaaAGGTGCCTGGTACGTGTGGAGGAAGGATCTCAGTGctgaccctgctgctgctgggctgtgccaggcactgAGCTCAGCCTGGCCAAGCACAAACACAGCACTAAGGATGGATCCTGATTAGCCCCACAGCCAGGTGGTTGCTACACAGAGGCACAGCATTTTTTGGTGTCCAGCACCAAGCCAACACCTTTGCACAGGTGATCTCCTCCCTAAGCCCTCAGACCCCCAGAGCTGGTGCTTGGTGGTGGAAATCCCCAGTCCTGGGTCTCTCCTGCCTGTCACACTGCACCAGCTGGCTGCCTAACCCAGGCAATGCTCGGGAAGCACGTGGAGAACTCAGAGTTAAGAGATGGCTGGCCTGGCATTTGGAGAGTGAAGCACAAAATATCCAATATAGGCAATAAACCCCCAAGAGGCGTTTGTCAGTTGGGAAATAATTGCAGGCAGCTGCCTGTTCCCAAAGCATGTTGGAATCCTGGTTGCACAATCTGGGCAGCAgcaagccctgctctgcagggacagcagcctcCTTAAAAAGTCCTGCATGAAATcacactgattaaaaaaaaaataaaaaaaaattagacaaAACCACCCTTTGCTGCTGCTTGGAGAAACGTAGCTTGGGGCTCAAATCTCTTTTTGCTCTCTTGCCatcccaagaaaaaaaaattgttgtggCAGTTGTGCTCCAGATGGGAAGATGTGAGTGGTGTGAAGCACGGGTGGCAAGTGATTGTGTTTGCTAAACTTGCCCAGGGCTTTGGAGGGCAATTACAGCACCAGCAATATAACGATTGTCTGCCTCTGTAAATAAACTGGCAAATTTTACTGCAACCTTTGTGATGCTTCCTGGCTCGCTGTCTTGCTGTCATCCTCCCTGCTGAGCACTGGGCTCAGTTTCCTCCAGATTCAAAGAAAATCTAGGTCTCTGCCCACAAAGTGTTTGCACAGAGCCCTTGGCCTCGAGCACACCCAGGCAGGGAGACAGCTCTGGGGGAAGGAGGGCTGCTGGCAGCACCTTCTGTCTGTGTGGCTTTGGGATCCGTCATCTGCCTTATCTCTACAGCAGAAATTTTATTTCAGAACAAAAAGATAACTCACAGATTGCCTGGGTTAAGCAGGTGTGAGGATCTGGGTAGATATCACTACCTAGAGCAAGGCGAGATAATTCATATCTGTTGTGTTAAAGACAGGTGTGCTGTGGCCAAGGTGGCAGCCATTCCTAAAATTCACCATAAAATCAGTTTGTGACAGTCAAATTCCAG from Melospiza melodia melodia isolate bMelMel2 chromosome 21, bMelMel2.pri, whole genome shotgun sequence encodes the following:
- the GEMIN4 gene encoding gem-associated protein 4, encoding MEPAERGAAMAPGCPGGPWAVGEETAILHGGFLLAARLLQPRPLRELRKADWPRAGVPITDALREIGERCPSPRGRWKEEAVAIVWAKILLPAPAAALEWGWKEDGFFSVGAMIPDVNHTALFELVKALGAPRLWVQLLLALPPGVCRAQLESLVRYISSDTSPSDVSFFLDVWWEVLKHREGQEDATVAAFGSLIHQHGGEPSLEDGLQPPKRFKGDPAAPGLPAVLLQGLKQIRGCIAQPRLRCHALANLAELLCLSSALGPGDSPLPIAEHLAKLSAMVRLWSSDPDSQYHPCGLGEKVREAQRSMSLLCLTRPSREELFAGLDLLCSLLQAWGEELQDTLRAAEELSFESYRLLEALTSLGKNLDSLSETTDLGEGETHLVSELAQLTRDFLRDTRAVLEDLDTSLVSSVAMAIIAQRLDHHVDTCSVFASEKTWACSKAWVECLVENKSLFQTPELVLKLLETLVSFATSHHDEEAQELQMQVTKAIVECYTELSLSDKNKVISGVLASWGGPGVSQNVQVVREGFQEDLNVTLNQITESVSDEGLARAVAAVARLTLLSPEATVKQVCHLAVVNLGAHQFLAQILCSFPALSFQESHEDAGRPRSLVLRCLQEAVWGKLSTAREEEQFLQFLAFLMHPGSATPLVSPAEVTKAFVLPCLKSDSAQIELSLQILSKVLGTPSCSEEHWIKSCHPFPLLLSLCKLLDGYTKYWHQPREQLFPSLETKDLILNVLCQLCELLGPEMFPSSELWVQSLAWLHRKVASLDWTVGLRLKNLYGDHFKNEVPATLFEVCRLPEDEWTSQSWPAYGPGSGLLAWMECCCVSPALRDTMLALLSVNVDSPEEVNLFSKGFLVALIQVLPWCSQGEWKRLVPVVEQLLHRQVLHVPYTLEYVQHLPLLNLRPFSCHLQLSVLLLRGFQLLCSSSCSSWLPAEAWLHLVQLYCSSLTELLASLQATAGAAAQPCTQEVSFTCIQLFCHLLHVAAMLPAGGCEEPLLVVALEVLSQYEASSRADESPCAALRRANEGHFLQSVTHSLGHQELRCTLLQKLSKLGARSEH
- the TLCD3A gene encoding TLC domain-containing protein 3A, with protein sequence MWRTLALASAFFPGLFILCIRLLRWAAPALSLKDRILLSGRLVSTVQAAMATVSGITVMLSCKNVVHDRHWLAVEYVWVLVPYMTYDIYVMYLCHWHKSQEKGILEEKHSLASVWSFLLQERLMVTHHLFILIVLTPITQHFRGELGDFFVGCIFTAELSTPFVSLGKILMQLKMQDTLLHKVNGIIVLVTFFLCRILLFPFMYAAYGRQVGIPAYLVPFRIPLHCNIANASLIAPQLYWFTLICRKAARLYRSSAAHRSR